Proteins co-encoded in one Myxococcales bacterium genomic window:
- a CDS encoding helix-turn-helix domain-containing protein — translation MTKSSNADPVLLNIAEAAVLLRVRPTALYRWIKAGAIPHLRLSKNKIRFEKNALLVWINSKSVQPALTERDPEGDE, via the coding sequence ATGACGAAATCATCGAATGCCGACCCGGTTTTACTCAACATCGCAGAGGCGGCGGTTCTTTTGCGGGTCAGGCCCACGGCACTTTACCGATGGATCAAAGCCGGGGCCATTCCGCATTTGCGTCTGTCTAAAAACAAAATCCGATTTGAGAAAAACGCCCTGCTTGTCTGGATAAATTCAAAATCCGTGCAACCGGCGTTGACCGAGCGC